CGTGCATGATGGGCCTAAGAATACGCTTCTGCCACCGTGTTTTGCCGCAACGATGGCACGGCCTCCCACTGCGGCTCGACCTTCAGGTCTTCGAGCAGCAGCCGCGAGGTGATGCGCGCCGACTCAAAGATCACCGGCAACCCGCTGCCCGGATGCGTGCCTCCACCCACCAGGTACACACTGTCCAGGTCCTCAAAGCGGTTGTGCGGTCTCAGGTGCAGCATCTGGTCCAGGCTGTGTGCCATGCTGAAGGTCGCCCCGCGATGCAGCGCAAACTCGCTGCCCCACGTGCGAGGCGTGTGCCGCCGCTCCACGCGAATTCGCTTCTCCACGTCATCGATTCCAATCCGCGCAAGTTGTTGCAGCGCGAGTTCACGAAAGCGCGGCTCTTCCTTCTTCCAGTCCACATTCGGATGCTCGTGCGTCACCGGCAGCAGCACATACAGCGTGCTCATGCCCTCTGGTGCCAGCGTCGCATCTGTAATACACGCATTCTGCACATAGAACGAAGGATCATCCGACAACCGGTGCAGCTTCTCAATGTCCTCTAGATTCTGCCGGTAATCCTCTGAGAGATAGATCGTGTGATGTGCCGCGTGATCGTAGCGGCCCTCAATGCCCAGGTACATCATGAACGTCGAGCAGGAGTAGCGCTTCGACTCAATGCGCTCATCCGTCCACTTGCGGCGCAGCTTGTTCGGAACCATCCGGCGCATCGCCTCGGCAAACTCCGCATTCACCACCACCGCATCGGCGCGCAGCCGCCGGGTTGCTGTGCGCAGGCCGACGGCCTTCCTGTTCTCAAATAGAATCTCCTCCACCGGCTCATCCAGCAGAATCTTCGCGCCCAGGTCCTGCGCCACGCGCGCCATCGCTTCCGTCACCGCACCGCAGCCGCCCATCGGGTGAAACACCCCATGCTCATACTCAAGAAACGACAAAATGCTGAACAGACTCGGGCATGAAAAAGGCGACATGCCTAAGTACTTAGACTGAAAGCTGAAACCCAGCCGGATACGCTCGTCGGAAAAGAAGCTGCGCAAGTCATCGTCAAGAGAGCGCCACGGACGCAGCAGCGGCAGCAGCTTCAGCATCCCAGGCCGCGCCAGATCCTTCCAGCTCTCAAAAGGCGACTCAAGGCAGGGAATAAACCGCTCCAGCTTCTCGCGGTTCTCCTTCAAAAAGTCCCGAAACCGCACCGCATCTCCAGGCGACAGCGCGGCAATTGCCTTTTCCATCTTTTCGATGTCAGGCGTCGCCAGCAGCTCGCCTCCTGAGCCAAAGACCAGCCGGTATTGTGGATCGAGCCTCTTCATCTCGACCTCATCGTCGAGATTGCGCCCAGCCGCTGCAAAAATCTCCCGCAGAATCCGCGGATAAAGAAAGAACGTCGGCCCGGTATCAAACCGGAAGCCATCCGCGTGAATTGTCGAAGTGCGGCCACCCACGCTCGGCCGCTTTTCCACCACCGTAACTTCCACGCCCGATTTTGCCAGCAGAATAGCCGCAGCCAGTCCTCCGGGGCCCGCTCCAACTATGACGACATGACTGGTCCGTTTCATCGAAAAATCCTGATCTCTCTCTGGTCTCTCATATGCTCGAAGAAATCTCTTCTCAGCTTTGCAGAGCCATTCACTCGCATCCACTGCGTATTTTCAGAATTTCCGCAGGACTGCCCGCAAGATAACTCCGTTTTTACTGTTACGAAAGTCAGATTTTTCAGCGATAGAAAGCGCAATCTGCTGCCAGCTAAGTCAGAGTAGCGGAGAACAGGCGCGGTATTGCCCGCGCCTCCTAAGATCGTTTGGGTGGGATGGAAAATTCGGGCAGGAAGTAAAAAATCAGAGGAACGGCGCGGCACGGAAGTTACTCCGCGCCAGCCTCTTGAAGAAATGGCGCAAGTTGCTCGGCGCTGGGTTTCGGTGTCACTGCGCTCACCACGACCAGGCAGAGAACCGCGCTCGCCAGCGCAGGAAAAATGGCATCCAGATGCGCCAGTCCGGCTGGCAGATACGGGTGCAGCCACCGCGAATCCCAGCCCACCGTCACAACCGTTCCAGCCGCAATCGCAGACACGGCTCCGGCGCTGGTCGCGCGTTTGGAGTAGAACGCCGCCAGAATCACCGGCGTCAGCGCTGCCGCGTACACCGTGTAAGCGTAAAGCGTCTCCTTCAAAACCGATTGCGTTCCCATCGCCTGATACAACGACCAGATTCCCAGCAGCGCCACCATCGACCGCGAAACCAGCAGCACTGTCCGGTTCGAGGCATTCGGTGCAATGTAGCGCACAAATACGTCGTTCACCAGGTTGGTCGCCGGTGAAAACAGGTAGTTATTCGCGGTCGAGATAATCTTCGCAAACACTGACCCCACCAGCAGCGAGCCCAGCAGCGCCGGCACGCCATGCAGCCCCACATAAGCGATAATCTCGCGCGGGCGATGCGATACCTCGCCGTGCGGAAACATCACCGAGCCAAACACCGCCAGCGCCACAATGATCGTTTCCAATATGACGGTGCCAATGATCCAGCCCACCACCGCCACGCGCGCATCCCGTTCTGACTTGGCGGAGAAAAACTTCTGATACATCGACTGATTGCCCAGCATCAGCAGCATGGTCGGTAGCGCCAGCTCCATCGCCCACACCCAGCCCGAATCGCCAAACACCGTGAAGTGCGACGCCGGCAGCGAATGCGTCACCACATGCCATCCTCCCACCGCATGCAGCACAAAAAACGTGGCGACTATCAGCGTGAAGGTCGCCAGCAGCCCAATCACCACATCCATGTAGGCCACTGAAGCCATACCGGCAATCGCCGTGAACACAATCACAAACGCCGTGATGATGTAGCGTCCCAGCGTGGCGCTGATCGCCGGAAAAATCAGGTGCAGAATATCTCCGCCGCCAATGATCTGGTAGCTCGTGATGGCCGTATACGCAAACAGCACCGCAATCACGCCCAGCACGCGCGCCGTCTGGTTGTAGCGGGCCTCCAGCAGATCAGGAATCGTGAACTGCGCGAAGCGCCGCGCGCGCGGAGCAATGAAGTAGATCAGCAGCAGGCCCAGCCATCCTCCGGCCGCCTGCCACAGCGCCACAAAGCCATGCTCGTAGGCGTTCTCCGCGCCGCCCAGCAACGAGCCCGACCCAATCCATGACGACAGCAGCGTAAACACCAGCACAAAGGCCGGCAGCGAACGGCCCGCCACAAGGTAGTCGGCGCGGGTCTTCACCGTGTGCATGCGCCCCAGCGACACACCCAGCAAAGCAAGCACAATGGCGCCAAGCACCACAGCGTACAGAGGAGACATACAACACCCTTAATTTCAGGAAAGGTAAGCGTCAGTGTACGGGGAGAAGCGCCTGCTTGTCAGGCCATCCATGCTCAGGCCTGGGCCGTGAGAAAGCGCCGCAGCAACGGCAGCAGCAGCGACTCCAGCTCTTTCACACTCATTCCTGTCATGCGCACCAGCTTCTCGCGCGACTGCAGGCCGCGAATAATCTCGAGCGACGAACCCGGCAGATCCAGTTGCCGCGCCAAAAAGTCGAGCAACTCTTCATTCGCCCGTCCATCGATCGGCGGCGCATGCAGCGCAACCCGCAGCATTGTCTGGCCTTCTTTTTCGAGCACGCCCTGAAAGGACGAACGGCTCGCGCGGGGCGTCACGCGCACCGCCAGCACCGCACCCGTGGGCGTCTCGCGCACCAGGCCCGCCGGAATCATCAGCGCATCTCCCGCTTGCCAAACAGCGCCGTGCCAATGCGAACGCAAGTGGAGCCTTCCTCAATCGCAATCGCAAAGTCGCCCGACATGCCCATCGAAAGCTCTTCAAAGTTCAAGCGTGGATACGCGGCGCTCCACGCATCCCGCAGCTTGCGTAGCCGCCGGAAGCAGTCGCGCGTCCCCGTCTCGCCGCCGGTCAGCGGCGCCACCGTCATCAGGCCGCGCATCTTGAGTGCGGTTAGCTCCGGCAGCCGCTCCAGCAGCGTGCGTGTCTCTTCGCTTTCCGGACTCAGCCCCGTCTTGGCCTCTTCCTCGCTCAGCTTGATCTCCAGCAGCACCGGCAACGTCTTGCCCAGCCGCGCTGCGGCATCCTGCAGGCGTTCGGCCAGCCGCAGCGAATCCACCGTATCCACGCCCGCAAAAATCTCCGCCGCCTTGCCTGTCTTGTTCGACTGCAAATGGCCAATGAGGTGTACCTCGGCATTCTGAATGCCAAGCTGCTCCAGCTCCTGTGCCTTCTGCTGAAACTCCTGCACGCGATTCTCGCCAAACAGGGTCACGCCCGCCGCCACCGCTTCCGCAATGGCATCGGCTGGATGCGTCTTGGACACCGCCATCAGTTGCACGCTCTCTCGCGTCCGCCCGGCATGCCGGCAGGCGGCGGCAATGCTCTCTTCCACCTGCGCGAGCCGGTTAGAAAATGTCTCGCCAGCGACTTCTGAATTCCTCATGGCTAGATGGATGTTACCGCAATGTATTTCGCTTCGCGGTGCGCCTGAATTACTCCAGCAACGCCGCCGCCACAGCCGTTGCCGTCATCGCGGCCGTCTCGGCACGCAAAATGCGCGGCCCCAGGCTCACCGCCTTCCAGCCCTCCGCATCAAAGAGCGCTTCTTCCTCGGCCGTCCATCCACCTTCGGGGCCAACGGCAATTTCAATCTTGGGAATCTCATCGCCAGCCTGTGCCAGCGCTTCGCCAAGCGCAAAGCGAAACGTGGTCGAGCGCTCCTGCTCGGCCAGCAGAAATCGCAGATGCTCACCGGGCTGCCGCACGGCGGTCTTGAGCGGCAGCGGTTCGTCAATCTCGGGAATATCGGAGCGCCGCGATTGCTTCGCTGCTTCCCGCGCAATCCGCCGCCAGCGTTCCACACGAGCGGCCGCCGCCTGCGCCAGGTGCTTCTCCGAGCGCCGTGCAATTACGGGCTGAATGCGCTCCACCCCGAGTTCGGTCGCCTTCTCAATCGCCCACTCCATGCGGTCAAATTTGAAGACCGCCAGCAGCAGCGTAATCGGCAGCGCCGGATCAGCCTCCACTTCAGCCACCAGGTTAAAGCGCACCGCGTCGCCCGTGATGCCCGCAATCACGCCATGCCACACGCGGTCGCCGGCGACAATGTCAAACTCCATGCCCGGCTGCGCGCGCAGCACGCGAATCAGGTGCGAGGCCTGCTCTCCCGTCAGCGAGGCGGTGGCTTCATCCCACGTATCGGCAATCCATCGGCGTCTTGTCATATCTGTATTCTCGCGCACCCGGCACAGGCTTGCGTGGCCGCAAACTACGAAGGGGGATGCTCATCGCATCCCCCTTCGTGTTGCCTTTTGTTGCCTTGTACTGCCGGTCGCTTACTTCTTCTTAGCGGCCTTCTTCGCTGCCTTCTTGGCGGGTGCTTTCTTGGCTGCTGCCTTCTTCGTTGCCATGACTATTCTCCCTTTCGATTTACATCGAAGCTGCAACACAAGTGCTGCAGTTATCCGAATGTATAGAGTTGCGCAAAAGCGGTGTCAAGAAAAAAATCGAAAATTATGCGCGAAGTTTTCCCGCCAGGTAACGCCCGCGAACACCGTCCCGCAATCGGACAAAAATTACTTCGGCAGTACGTGGAAATGCGAAGCGCCCATCAGCACCAGTCCGGCAAAAATATCCTGCCACGCATGCGCAATCATTCCTGGCCGCAGGCTTCTGCTTTTCAGGTAGAGCAGGCATAGCAGCGCGCCCAGCACGCTCAGCAGCAGCATGCGTGACCATCCTTCATATCCATGGCTCGCGCCAAAGATCAGCGAAGAAATCACCACGCCAATCCACGCTTTGCCGCCAAACGAAAACTGCCGCATCAGGTAGCCGCGAAACAGAATCTCTTCGCAAACGCCCGCCGAGATGCACAGCGCAAACCACACCAGCAGGTCCAGCGCGCTGAGCGGAGCAATCGCCGTCAATCCCTTCGGCGGCGTCGCCGACGCATGATGCAGCAGGTAGATTCCAATCGAGAGGCATCCGATGATAGCCATCGCCATCACCCAGAAGATGCCCGCAAATGCAAAGTCGCGTCCCAGTCCCTTCCATCCCTCGTGCGGAACGCCCAGCAGCGTTCGCAGTCGAACGCCTCGCACGCGCAGGCCAATCCACACCACGCCCAGCAGCACCCATTCATAACCGATGGTCGCGGCATACTGTGTCATGTGGTGTACCGCCAGCGTGCCCTTGCGCGCCTGCAGGCTGCTGCCGAGCGACGTTGCCAGCAGCAGCAGCACAATCAGCGCCGTGTGCCACCACGGGGCGACACGTTGGCCCAGCGGCTTCCATTGCTCCGCTGCCGCCGCCTGCTCGGGCTCACCTGTCATCGCCGTTTCGTGCATGGAAACCTCACTCTCTGGTATCTTCATCGGTTCGCCTCTGAGTGTACCGGCAGCTTCACGTTTCACAACAGAGGAATGCGCCTCAGCGCGGCACGACCGAATTGCGAACCAACTAAAGGAGTTTCGATGCAGTCCCAATCCTCATCGATGGAACAGATCGTCATTGTCTCTGGCGTCCGCACGCCAGTCGGAAAATTTCAGGGAACCTTGTCCGGCATGAAAGCAACCGAGCTTGGCGCCATCGCCGTGCGCGAAGCCGTCGCGCGAGCCGGCGTCGATCCAGCCATGGTGGACGAGTGCATCATGGGCAACGTCGTCTCCGCCGGGCTCGGGCAAAACCCCGCGCGTCAGGCTGCGCTCTTCGGCGGCCTTCCGCCGGCCGTCAGCGCGTTCACCATCAACAAGGTGTGTGGCTCGGGCCTCAAGGCCGTCGCGCTGGCCGCGCAATCCATCCAGACCGGCAATGCGGAGATCGTTGTCGCCGGCGGCATGGAATCCATGACCAACGCACCCTACCTGCTGCCGCAGGCACGCGCCGGCTTCCGCATGGGCAACAGCGTCGCGGTCGATTCCATGGTGAATGATGGCCTCTGGGATATCTACAACGACTACCACATGGGCGTCACCGGCGAGAACGTCGCCGAGAAGTACAACATCACCCGCGAAGAGCAGGACGAGTACGCTCTGAACTCGCACCGCAAAGCCGCGGCCGCGCAGCAGGCCGGCCACTTCAAAAACGAAATCGTCCCCGTCGAGATTCCCGCGAAGAAGAAAGGCCAGCCCGCCACCTTCTTTGACACCGACGAATCCGTCCGCGCCGATGCCAGCATCGAAGCCTTGCGCGCCCTCAAGCCCGCCTTCAAGAAGGACGGCACCGTCACCGCCGGCAACGCGCCCGGCGTCAATGACGCTGGCGCAGCCTGCCTCGTCACCAGCGCGCGCAAAGCCGCCGAACTCGGCCTCAAGCCCCTGGCGCGCATCGTCGCGCAGGCCTCCAGTGGCGTCGAGCCCAGGTGGGTCATGATGGCACCCGTCACCGGCGTGCAAAAGGTGTTGGCCCGCGCCGGCTGGTCCACTGACAGCGTCGATCTCTTCGAGCTGAACGAAGCTTTCAGCGTGCAGGCCATCGCCGTCACCCGCGAGCTGGGCATTCCTCTCGACAAGGTCAACGTCAACGGCGGCTCCGTCGCCATCGGTCATCCCATCGGTGCCAGCGGAGCGCGCGTGCTCGTCACGCTGCTGCATGAAATGATCCGCCGCGACGCAAAACGTGGTGTCGCCGCGCTCTGCCTTGGCGGGGGCAACTCGGTCGCCATGGCCATCGAGCGCGACTGATACTTCCTGCGCGCTCCTCTTTGCGTCTTATAGATTTGAAGTCAGCAACGCAAAGGGGAGCGCATGCAGCTCAAGCCGACCGAACGCTTCACCACACGGGTGGAAAGCTACCGTCATTTTCGCCCGCACTACCCGTCAGAGATTGTCGAAGCGCTCCATCGCGAGTGCGGCCTCAAAACCAATGATCTCGTCGCCGATGTGGCCGCCGGCACCGGGCTGCTGACGGAGATCTTTCTCGCCGCCGCCCATCCCGTCATCGCCATTGAGCCCAACGATGCCATGCGCGCCGTCTGCGCAGCGCTCCAGTCAGACTATCCGCGCTTGCAATGCGCTCCGGGCACGGCAGAGAACACTGGCCTTCCCAATCGCAGCGTGGCTTTGGTCACCGTGGCGCAGGCGCTGCACTGGTTCGATCTTCCCGCCGCGCGTGCGGAGTTCGCCCGCATCCTCTCCCCCGGCGGCTGGTGCGCCATCATCTACAACCATCGCCGCATGGGTGGCGATGCCTTTCATGATGGGTATGAGCGCATCTTGCAAACCTTCGGCACTGACTACGCCGCCGTGCAGGCCCGTCACGCCGGCCCTCAAGAAATCGCGGAGTTCTTCGCCCCGTCCGCCGTCCGCACGCTCACTTTCCCTAATCATCAAGACCTGCAGCTCGCAGGATTAATGGGCCGCGTGCTCTCCTCGTCCTACATGCCGCAGCCCGGCCATCCGCAATACGAAGCGATGACCCGCGCAGTCGAAACGCTCTTCACACAAAACCAGCACCACGGCACCGTGCGCATGGACTACGAAACCGTCGTGAGCTTCGGGCAGCTCTAGCACTTTGCGAAAGCGATCACGTTCAGCACTCAATCACACTCAGCGCCAGTCCGCCCAGCGACGTCTCCTTATACCGCGACTGCATATCCAGCCCCGTCTGGTACATCGTCTTGATCACCTGGTCGAGCGAAACCTTGTGTCCCTCGCTCTCATTCATCGCAATGCGCGCCGCCTGCACCGCTTTCACTGAAGCCATGGCATTGCGCTCAATGCAGGGAATCTGCACCAGCCCGCCAATCGGATCGCACGTCATCCCCAGGTTGTGCTCCATCGCAATCTCGGCGGCATGTTCCACTTCATCATTCGTCCCGCCCAGCGCGGCCACCAGCCCGCCGGCCGCCATCGAGCACGCCACGCCCACCTCGCCCTGGCAACCCACCTCCGCGCCGCTGATCGAGGCATTCTCTTTGTAGAGCACGCCAATCGCCGCCGAAGTCAAAAAGTAGCGCACCATCCCGTCCTCGTTCGCCCCCGGCAAAAAGTCGAGATAGTAGCGCCCCACAGCCGGAACAACCCCCGCCGCTCCATTCGTCGGCGCGGTCACCACGCGTCCGCCCGCGGCATTCTCTTCATTCACCGCCATCGCATACACTGTCACCCAATCGAGCGGTGCCAGCGGGTCCACCGATCCCTTCGTCCGCAGCCGTTCGGCCAGCCGCGACGCGCGGCGGCGCACATTCAGCCCGCCGGGCAGGATTCCCTCCGCGCGCATGCCTCGCTCGATGCAGCCCTGCATCACGCTCCAGATATGCAGAACGCCCCGCCGCACCTCATCCTCACTTCGCTGCGCGCATTCGTTCCGCAGCATCAGCTCCCAGATGTGCAGTCCTGCATCCCTGGCCATGCGCAGCAGCTCCGCCGCGCTCGTAAATGAGAACGGCACCGTCGCCGCATCCGTCACCAGCAGCGCGGCCTCTTCGCCGTCCTGCACCGTAAAGCCGCCGCCAATCGAAAACACCGTCTCCGTGTGCAGTTCTTTTCCCTGTGCGTCAAAGGCGGCAAAGCGCATGCCGTTCGGGTGCTCCGTCACCGCGTCCGGGGGATAAAGAATCTCGCGATGAAACAGCAGATCGCCGGCTTCGGTGAAGGGAATCGCATGCTTGCCCCGCAGCGCGAGCGAATGCGCCGAGCGAATCCGCTCCAGCTTGCCATCGATGGTGTCCGGGTCAATCTTCGCGGCCTCTTCACCCGAGAGTCCCAGCAGCACCGCGCGATCCGTGCCATGCCCATGACCGGTCAGCGCCAGCGAGCCGTAAAGATCGCACTGCACCCGCGCAGTTTCAGCCAGCAGTGAACGCTCCTCAAGATGCTGCGCAAACTCGCGCGCCGCGCGCATCGGACCCATGGTGTGCGAGCTCGAAGGCCCCACGCCGACTTTATAGAGATCAAAAAGACTGGTTTTCACGACCCTCTAGTGTAAGGCGTTTAGAGAAAAAAGCATCAGCGGCAAAAATCCCCACGTGACAGGCGGCAAAGAGCAGCAAGCCAGCCGGAAGAAAGCGCCTCGCAACCTGAGGCGCGGGCATAGGAAACCGACCGCTGTTCGCCGCACAAAAAAGAGAGCCCATACCATCTATGGACTCTCTCTCGATCAGCTGGCCGCTTCATCCCTGACAGCCTTTTTACTGGCCGCCTTTTGCCGCCTTCTCAAACCTGCATGATCTCCGCTTCCTTCTTGCGGCTGATCTCTTCCATGCGCTTGATCTCTTCATCGGTCAGCTTCTGCATCTCGTCCAGCGAGCGCTTTTCTTCGTCCTCTGAGATCAGCTTGTCCTTGGCCGCCTTCTTGATGGCGTCATTGCCATCGCGGCGAATGTTGCGAACGCCCGTGCGATGCTCTTCCAGCACCTTGTTCAGGTGCTTCACCACCTCGCGGCGGCGCTCTTCCGTCATCGGCGGAACAGGAATGCGGATAATCTTGCCATCGTTCTGCGGATTGAATCCCAGGTCCGAGGTCCGCAGCGCATTTTCAATGTCCTTCAGAATGCTCGTGTCCCACGGCTGCACTACGATCGACTGCGCATCGGGCGTATTCACCTGGCCCACCTGGTTCAGCGGCGTCGGCGTGCCGTAGTAGTCCACGCGAATCTGGTCGAGCATCTGCACTGAGGCGCGGCCTGTGCGCAGCGAGGTCAACTGCGTCTGAAAGTCCTTCACCGCCTTGTCCATGCGCGTCTTGAGTTGCTGATAGGTGTCTTTGAGAGCGGGGATACCCGCCATAACTGAACCTGACATCGCTGAGTCCCTTCTATTGCTTTCCGAATCTGTATTTTACATTTGCCCTGCACGGGCTGGCAGCCGCTCTCCGGCCATTTCCATCAGCTCTCTTTGCGGTAGAGCATGTCACGAATGGCCTTCCGCCGTTCCGCATCCAGCTCGCGGTTGCCGCTCGACAGGTCGCCGGCCGCATCTTCATTCTCAGCCTCGCTGCAATCCGGGCAGCGATTGGCAAAGCCCGGCTTGCCCGGCCGCAGTTCAAACTCTTCTCCACACGCCACACATACTTTGATCGGGAATGCCATAACTGAATATCGTAAAGTTGAACGCCTCCCGCCGTCATCTCTTCGGCGTATTAAGATGCGCTCCCGTTTCCCCAAACAATCCAGGCAGCACTTCCACCGCCGTTCCCAGCCGAATCTCACCGAAGGCCTGCGCATTCAGCGGCCGCTCCGGCCCCACATACACCGTCGCGATTCCTCGCTGCCGCGCCACCTGCACCAATCCCGCTGCCGGATACACCGAGCCCGACGTCCCCACCACCAGCAGCACCGTCGCCTGTTCCAGTTCCCGGTAGATGCCGTCCATATCCCGCGGAATCTCCCCAAACCACACAATGTGCGGACGCACCGCGCTGCCGCACCGCTCGCAAACCGGCAGCTCCCCGGCCGTTTCATAAAACCGCGCATCCGCAAAAGGCTGCTGGCAGCGCACGCACCGCGAGCAAAACAGCGTGCCATGCATATGGTGTACCCTCCGCGATCCTGCGCGCTCATGCAGGTCATCTACATTCTGCGTGCACAGGTAAAAGCGCTCGCCCATGCGCTCTTCCAGCCGTGCCAGCGCCACATGCGCCGCGTTGGGCTCGGCAGCCAGCGCATCGCGCCGCCGCATGGAGTAAAAGCGCCACACCAGCTCCGGATTCTCCGCCCAGCCCTCCGGAGTCGCGACTTCCTCCACGCGGTACCCGTTCCAAAGCCCATCCGAGCCGCGAAAGGTCGCCAGCCCGCTCTCGGCGGAGATGCCCGCTCCGGTCAGCACAAACAGTCGATCACTGGCAGAGAGTTGCATCTCTCGATTATCCTGCGTCATCGTTGTCTCACCTTCAACCATTCGCGGCGGGGTCGGCGTATGACTAATATGACTTCAGGCGGCACTTCACTTACTTCGGCCAGCATGATATCGTCCGGTTCCATTCCTCGCTCTCGTGTCTATATCGGCCTTGGCGGCAATCTCCCGTCTGTTTACGGAGATCCCCGCCACACCCTCCAGGCCGCCATCCACGGGCTTGAGGAGATGGGCCGTCTCGCCGCCTGCTCATCGTTCTACGAGACAGCTCCCGTCGATCTTGAGGCTCAGCCCTCTTTCATCAATGCCGTGGCCGCGCTCGACACCACTCTGCCGCCTGAACTTCTGCTGCGCATGCTCCTCGCGCTTGAGATTCGCTTCGGCCGCGACCGCGCCGGCACCCCGCCCAAGGGGCCCCGCGTGCTCGATCTCGATCTGCTGCTCTACGGCGATCTCATCCTTTCTCAGGAAGATCTCCACGTCCCGCATCCGCAATTGGCGCGGCGCAGGTTCGTGCTCGCCCCCCTGGCCGAGATTGCCCCCGAACTCCGCCATCCGGTCCTCGACCTCACCATTGCCGAACTCCTTTCCGCCCTTCCGGATGTCGGTCCCAATCGCCGCGACGCCGTCCGCCGCCTCTGAGCATTTTCACTGAAGGTGTATAGGAGGAAGACGGGCTCAACGTGGACGTTCGATCAAAGAACGTCCACTCCGGACCCACGCAAAACACTCCACAGTATCAGTGAAAATGCTCTGAGCGCATCTAAGTCGATGAGCCGGCGGCAGTACCCGGCCTCTCAGAGACAAAAGGAGGTGGCTCGCATGCCATCCACATACTTTTCCCGCTGGTGGATCTGGGCGATTCGCGGTGTCCTGGCCATCCTGTTCGGCTTGCTGACCTTCGCGGTTCCCACCGCTACGTTCACCATTCTTGTGATTCTCTTCGGCATCTGGGCGGTCGTCGATGGAATCACCCACCTCTCCATCGCCTTCCATGCCGGCGTCGAACACAAGGGCCTCCATGTCACCGAAGGCATCATCGGTCTCGCGGCCGGCCTCGTCGCCTTCTTCTTTCCGCTCACCACCGGCGTGGCTCTGCTCTATATCGTGGCCGCCTGGGCCGTGCTCTCTGGCATCACGCGCATTCTGCT
The DNA window shown above is from Acidobacterium capsulatum ATCC 51196 and carries:
- a CDS encoding HdeD family acid-resistance protein, whose amino-acid sequence is MPSTYFSRWWIWAIRGVLAILFGLLTFAVPTATFTILVILFGIWAVVDGITHLSIAFHAGVEHKGLHVTEGIIGLAAGLVAFFFPLTTGVALLYIVAAWAVLSGITRILLAFHLNDSATREWMVGLSGLLALLFGIVIFLYPIAGIVAVALWIGIYAIVAGVVFLGLALRMRAGHKRMLLSGI
- a CDS encoding SIR2 family NAD-dependent protein deacylase; translation: MTQDNREMQLSASDRLFVLTGAGISAESGLATFRGSDGLWNGYRVEEVATPEGWAENPELVWRFYSMRRRDALAAEPNAAHVALARLEERMGERFYLCTQNVDDLHERAGSRRVHHMHGTLFCSRCVRCQQPFADARFYETAGELPVCERCGSAVRPHIVWFGEIPRDMDGIYRELEQATVLLVVGTSGSVYPAAGLVQVARQRGIATVYVGPERPLNAQAFGEIRLGTAVEVLPGLFGETGAHLNTPKR
- a CDS encoding L-serine ammonia-lyase, producing the protein MKTSLFDLYKVGVGPSSSHTMGPMRAAREFAQHLEERSLLAETARVQCDLYGSLALTGHGHGTDRAVLLGLSGEEAAKIDPDTIDGKLERIRSAHSLALRGKHAIPFTEAGDLLFHREILYPPDAVTEHPNGMRFAAFDAQGKELHTETVFSIGGGFTVQDGEEAALLVTDAATVPFSFTSAAELLRMARDAGLHIWELMLRNECAQRSEDEVRRGVLHIWSVMQGCIERGMRAEGILPGGLNVRRRASRLAERLRTKGSVDPLAPLDWVTVYAMAVNEENAAGGRVVTAPTNGAAGVVPAVGRYYLDFLPGANEDGMVRYFLTSAAIGVLYKENASISGAEVGCQGEVGVACSMAAGGLVAALGGTNDEVEHAAEIAMEHNLGMTCDPIGGLVQIPCIERNAMASVKAVQAARIAMNESEGHKVSLDQVIKTMYQTGLDMQSRYKETSLGGLALSVIEC
- the frr gene encoding ribosome recycling factor; its protein translation is MSGSVMAGIPALKDTYQQLKTRMDKAVKDFQTQLTSLRTGRASVQMLDQIRVDYYGTPTPLNQVGQVNTPDAQSIVVQPWDTSILKDIENALRTSDLGFNPQNDGKIIRIPVPPMTEERRREVVKHLNKVLEEHRTGVRNIRRDGNDAIKKAAKDKLISEDEEKRSLDEMQKLTDEEIKRMEEISRKKEAEIMQV
- the folK gene encoding 2-amino-4-hydroxy-6-hydroxymethyldihydropteridine diphosphokinase gives rise to the protein MTNMTSGGTSLTSASMISSGSIPRSRVYIGLGGNLPSVYGDPRHTLQAAIHGLEEMGRLAACSSFYETAPVDLEAQPSFINAVAALDTTLPPELLLRMLLALEIRFGRDRAGTPPKGPRVLDLDLLLYGDLILSQEDLHVPHPQLARRRFVLAPLAEIAPELRHPVLDLTIAELLSALPDVGPNRRDAVRRL